A stretch of Myxococcus hansupus DNA encodes these proteins:
- a CDS encoding DUF1592 domain-containing protein codes for MDEASSARVRRLTRAEYDNGVNALLRPTTPLVMTYAFAPEDTILGFSTHDRLQVTSLLADQISVAARNIAEVGKNALQSEWTCPASVPELECAETFIRSVATRTLRRPVADDEVADFLVLWQEVRKGTDPATAARYVIQAIFSSASFLYRTELGAAEAGANQVVRLTPHEIATALSFAVTAAPADEELLAAATSGRLDSAAERERQARRLLATPAAQRHLYRFVEEWLGLTGQASLNKNNQVYPDFSTAFKFSSQAETQAFINHILTERNGSVRELLNADYTYADARMAFFYDTQPSMPDGTLGRLPLPANRAGILTHASVLATYALFDSSSPIRRGKFVLGRLLCREVPPPPPTINLVPPEPVFDQTTRARFAAHTNNPTCAGCHRTLDPIGFGFEDFDGLGKFRTVENGLDVDASGSVELANGTLPFTGAAELARILATSDDVGDCVPLQLFRFVMGRDEVAIDEHALADMRSAFRANSEWRLGDALVGLVRSPYFVHRRTLSPE; via the coding sequence GTGGACGAGGCTTCCTCCGCGCGTGTCCGGCGCCTGACGCGTGCCGAGTACGACAACGGCGTCAACGCGCTGCTCCGTCCGACCACGCCGCTGGTGATGACGTATGCCTTCGCGCCGGAGGACACCATCCTGGGGTTCTCCACGCACGACCGCCTGCAGGTCACCTCGTTGCTGGCGGACCAGATCTCCGTCGCCGCGCGCAACATCGCGGAAGTGGGGAAGAACGCGCTCCAGTCGGAGTGGACCTGCCCCGCGAGCGTTCCCGAGCTGGAGTGCGCGGAGACGTTCATCCGCTCGGTCGCCACGCGCACCCTCCGCCGCCCGGTGGCGGACGACGAGGTCGCGGACTTCCTGGTGCTCTGGCAGGAGGTTCGCAAGGGGACGGACCCGGCCACCGCGGCGCGCTACGTCATCCAGGCCATCTTCTCCTCGGCGTCCTTCCTCTACCGCACCGAGCTGGGCGCGGCGGAGGCCGGCGCCAATCAGGTGGTCCGGCTGACGCCCCATGAAATCGCCACGGCGCTGTCGTTCGCCGTCACCGCCGCTCCCGCCGACGAGGAGCTGCTGGCCGCCGCCACGTCCGGCAGGCTCGACTCTGCTGCCGAGCGGGAGCGGCAGGCGCGTCGGCTCCTGGCCACCCCCGCCGCGCAGCGGCACCTCTACCGCTTCGTGGAGGAGTGGCTGGGCCTCACCGGACAGGCCAGCCTCAACAAGAACAATCAGGTGTACCCGGACTTCAGCACGGCCTTCAAATTCTCCAGCCAGGCGGAGACGCAGGCCTTCATCAACCACATCCTGACGGAGCGCAACGGCTCCGTGCGCGAGCTGCTGAACGCGGACTACACGTACGCGGACGCGCGCATGGCGTTCTTCTACGACACCCAGCCCTCCATGCCGGACGGCACGCTGGGCCGCCTGCCGTTGCCGGCGAACCGCGCGGGCATCCTCACCCACGCCAGCGTGCTGGCCACCTACGCGCTCTTCGACTCGAGCTCTCCCATCCGCCGCGGCAAATTCGTCCTGGGCCGCCTGCTGTGCCGGGAGGTGCCGCCGCCGCCGCCCACCATCAACCTGGTTCCGCCCGAGCCGGTGTTCGACCAGACCACCCGCGCGCGCTTCGCCGCTCACACCAACAACCCGACCTGCGCGGGCTGTCACCGGACGCTGGACCCCATTGGCTTCGGCTTCGAGGACTTCGACGGCCTGGGCAAGTTCCGCACCGTGGAGAACGGGCTCGACGTGGACGCCAGCGGCTCGGTGGAGCTCGCCAACGGCACCCTGCCTTTCACGGGCGCCGCCGAGCTGGCGCGCATCCTGGCGACGAGCGACGACGTGGGCGACTGCGTCCCGTTGCAGCTCTTCCGCTTCGTCATGGGGCGTGACGAGGTCGCCATCGACGAGCATGCGCTGGCGGACATGCGCTCCGCCTTCCGGGCCAACTCGGAGTGGCGCCTGGGCGACGCGCTCGTCGGCCTCGTGCGTTCTCCCTATTTCGTCCACCGGCGTACCCTTTCTCCCGAGTAG
- a CDS encoding SBBP repeat-containing protein — protein MVRSWQRWSACGVMGGLALLSLPVASLAKAPPILRQSTWVEQMGSPQDELALAVTTSGSAVYVAGYTTGALDAEPSAGGQDAFVAKYDVSGELLWTRQLGTSAHDRAQAVSADAHGNVYVAGYTWGSFGYYVNAGGTDLFVAKYDADGALQWIRQFGTSTDDFATGVAATRQEGQDAVFVAGYSLGRFDGGAPQGHYDVVVAKFDTGGNSYWLRQFGSPRSDVALGVAVSASEDVYITGYTYGSLDGVTNPGNTVDLFLAKYNVQGEPRWVRQLGSGNDEFGTGVAVADDGSVYVSGYTSGALDGNVRLGSYDAVLVKYDVEGRRHWTRQIGTATTDYAQSVAVGLGGRVHVAGFTSGAMGGASSLGSTDMFLATYDREGTWLELRQVGSSSADRGQGVATSDDGGVYLVGYTWGQVSSRPSAGGYDSVLYRFFDGDTLPREPGPWMPRGDQKGQ, from the coding sequence ATGGTCCGGAGTTGGCAGCGGTGGAGCGCGTGCGGAGTCATGGGGGGACTGGCGTTGTTGAGTCTTCCCGTGGCCTCGCTCGCGAAGGCCCCTCCCATCCTGAGACAGTCCACCTGGGTGGAGCAGATGGGCTCGCCGCAGGACGAGCTGGCGCTGGCGGTGACCACGTCGGGGAGCGCCGTCTATGTCGCGGGCTACACCACCGGGGCGCTCGACGCGGAGCCGTCGGCGGGCGGGCAGGACGCCTTCGTCGCCAAGTACGACGTTTCGGGTGAGCTGCTGTGGACGCGCCAACTGGGGACGTCCGCGCATGACCGTGCGCAGGCGGTGTCCGCGGATGCCCACGGCAACGTCTACGTCGCCGGCTACACCTGGGGCAGCTTCGGCTACTACGTCAACGCGGGCGGCACGGACCTCTTCGTGGCGAAGTACGACGCGGACGGCGCGCTCCAGTGGATCCGCCAGTTCGGCACGTCCACGGACGACTTCGCGACGGGCGTGGCGGCCACGCGGCAGGAAGGGCAGGACGCCGTCTTCGTCGCCGGCTACTCGCTGGGCCGCTTCGACGGCGGCGCGCCGCAAGGCCACTACGACGTGGTGGTGGCGAAGTTCGACACGGGGGGCAACTCCTACTGGCTGCGCCAGTTCGGCTCCCCGCGCAGCGACGTGGCGCTGGGCGTGGCGGTGAGCGCGAGCGAGGACGTCTACATCACCGGCTACACCTACGGCAGCCTGGATGGCGTGACGAACCCGGGCAACACCGTGGACCTCTTCCTGGCGAAGTACAACGTCCAGGGCGAGCCCCGCTGGGTGCGGCAGCTCGGCTCGGGGAATGACGAGTTCGGCACGGGCGTGGCCGTGGCGGACGACGGAAGTGTCTACGTCTCCGGCTACACGTCGGGCGCGTTGGATGGGAACGTCCGGCTGGGCTCCTACGACGCGGTGCTGGTGAAGTACGACGTCGAGGGCCGCCGCCACTGGACGCGGCAGATTGGCACCGCGACCACGGACTACGCGCAGTCCGTGGCGGTGGGCTTGGGCGGCCGCGTCCACGTGGCGGGTTTCACCTCGGGGGCCATGGGCGGCGCCTCGTCGCTGGGGAGCACCGACATGTTCCTGGCGACCTACGACCGCGAGGGCACGTGGCTGGAGCTGCGGCAGGTGGGCTCGTCCTCGGCGGACCGCGGGCAGGGCGTGGCCACCTCGGACGACGGCGGCGTGTACCTGGTGGGCTACACCTGGGGGCAGGTGTCCAGCCGCCCCAGCGCCGGGGGCTATGACTCCGTTCTCTATCGGTTCTTCGACGGAGACACCCTGCCCAGGGAGCCCGGTCCCTGGATGCCGCGCGGCGACCAGAAAGGGCAGTGA
- a CDS encoding outer membrane beta-barrel protein, which yields MMRKLSWSLAVVSLLASTGVSAEETQALESSTREERSGLELTVGVGFQLGAGYVYREGAGLDGSVRDLKLSDAANGGIAFLLEAGYRINSRWYVGAFGQYSHVLVKTNPYTCPEGYDCSTSQLRFGPQVQYHFAPDASFDPFVGLGVGMVLLNNRVSGPLTVPAPGTVEIDSQTRGPEFVNLTLGGKWRLSDSLSFGPYVTGTYARYTTRSGTTTVNIPAINLTREEPLDQVGDGPYGLVMIGVRGTWNL from the coding sequence ATGATGCGAAAGCTGTCGTGGTCCCTTGCAGTGGTGTCGTTGCTGGCTTCCACCGGCGTCAGCGCGGAAGAGACGCAAGCCCTGGAGTCCTCCACGCGAGAAGAGCGCAGTGGCCTGGAGCTCACCGTGGGCGTCGGCTTCCAACTGGGCGCGGGCTACGTGTATCGGGAGGGCGCCGGTTTGGATGGCAGCGTCCGAGACCTGAAGCTCAGTGACGCGGCCAACGGCGGTATCGCTTTCTTGCTGGAGGCGGGCTACCGCATCAACTCGCGTTGGTATGTCGGCGCGTTTGGCCAGTACTCGCATGTGTTGGTCAAGACGAACCCATACACTTGCCCAGAAGGCTACGACTGCTCGACGTCGCAGCTCCGCTTCGGTCCGCAGGTGCAGTACCACTTCGCGCCGGACGCCTCGTTCGACCCCTTCGTGGGCTTGGGCGTGGGCATGGTCCTCTTGAACAACCGTGTCTCCGGCCCGCTCACGGTGCCCGCGCCGGGCACGGTGGAAATCGACAGCCAGACGCGAGGCCCCGAGTTCGTGAACCTGACGCTGGGCGGCAAGTGGCGCCTGTCGGACTCGCTGTCCTTCGGCCCCTACGTGACGGGCACCTATGCCCGGTACACCACGCGCAGCGGCACCACGACGGTGAACATCCCCGCCATCAATCTCACGCGCGAGGAGCCGCTGGACCAGGTCGGTGATGGCCCGTATGGCCTGGTCATGATCGGGGTTCGCGGGACCTGGAACCTTTAA
- a CDS encoding LysR family transcriptional regulator: MNVTLEQARALDALARHGTFTAAAEALRKGHTAVLYALRTLEAQTELTLLDRRGYRTRLTPAGERILEHCRKLLTAERELEAACAEIRAGWEPALRIVFDGIFPAEPLLRVVKALRAEGASTRFHVSAEFLSGVEAAFVRDEADLMVSLLPPTVPGLRSYRLPELKAILVAQRGHPLAKRRGPLKDEDLAEHLVLTVRGSDPRLQLSTGVLETRSTVHLNDFAAKKAAILEGLGFGWLPEYLVARELRRGELKALKLAGGATHAFHPQLHHRSGVTLGRAARRVVKTLTEAESIS; this comes from the coding sequence ATGAACGTCACCCTGGAGCAGGCCCGCGCCCTGGATGCCCTCGCCCGCCACGGCACCTTCACCGCCGCGGCCGAGGCGCTGCGCAAGGGCCACACCGCGGTGCTGTATGCGCTGCGGACGCTCGAGGCCCAGACGGAGCTGACGCTGTTGGACCGGCGAGGCTACCGCACCCGGCTGACGCCCGCCGGAGAGCGCATCCTGGAGCACTGCCGCAAGCTGCTCACCGCCGAGCGCGAGCTGGAGGCCGCGTGCGCGGAGATTCGCGCCGGCTGGGAGCCCGCGCTGCGCATCGTCTTCGACGGCATCTTCCCCGCAGAGCCCCTCTTGCGCGTGGTGAAGGCGCTCCGCGCCGAGGGTGCCAGCACCCGCTTCCACGTCTCCGCGGAGTTCCTCTCCGGCGTGGAGGCAGCCTTCGTGCGAGACGAGGCGGACCTCATGGTGTCCCTGCTGCCGCCCACCGTGCCGGGCCTGCGCAGCTACCGGCTGCCGGAGCTCAAGGCCATCCTGGTGGCCCAACGCGGACACCCGCTGGCGAAACGGCGCGGGCCCTTGAAGGACGAGGACCTCGCCGAGCACCTGGTGCTCACGGTGCGCGGCTCGGACCCCCGGCTCCAGCTCAGCACCGGCGTCCTGGAGACGCGATCCACCGTGCACCTCAATGACTTCGCCGCCAAGAAGGCCGCGATCCTGGAAGGCCTGGGCTTCGGCTGGCTGCCTGAGTACCTGGTCGCCCGCGAGCTGCGCCGGGGCGAGCTGAAGGCCCTGAAGCTGGCCGGCGGCGCCACCCACGCGTTCCACCCCCAGCTCCACCACCGCTCGGGCGTGACGCTGGGACGGGCGGCCCGCCGGGTCGTGAAGACGCTCACGGAGGCGGAATCCATCTCCTGA
- the rpiA gene encoding ribose-5-phosphate isomerase RpiA gives MSQEDAGALDARYKQAAAEWAVDGFVQPGMVVGLGTGSTAAFAVQRLAALRAQGQLLDVVSVPTSRATESLARSLGVPLSTLEEHPSLDVTIDGADEVSPDLSLIKGGGGALLREKIVAQASQRVVIVVDASKLSPALGTRWHVPVEVLPFGWRSQQRYLESLGARVTVRQGSDGAPFLTDQGNLVLDCAFGPIDAPVPLALRLGARAGLVEHGLFLGIATDLVVAGPHGVEHRER, from the coding sequence ATGAGCCAGGAGGACGCGGGGGCGCTGGACGCCCGCTACAAACAAGCGGCGGCGGAATGGGCGGTGGACGGCTTCGTCCAGCCCGGCATGGTGGTGGGCCTGGGCACTGGCAGCACCGCCGCCTTCGCCGTCCAGCGGCTGGCGGCGCTGCGCGCGCAGGGGCAGCTCCTGGACGTCGTGAGCGTCCCGACGTCGCGCGCCACCGAGTCGCTGGCGCGCTCGCTGGGCGTGCCCCTGTCGACGCTGGAGGAGCACCCGTCGCTGGACGTCACCATCGACGGCGCGGATGAGGTGTCGCCGGATTTGTCGCTCATCAAGGGCGGCGGCGGCGCGCTGCTCCGCGAGAAGATTGTCGCGCAGGCCAGTCAGCGCGTCGTCATCGTCGTGGACGCGAGCAAGCTGTCACCCGCGCTGGGCACGCGCTGGCATGTGCCGGTGGAAGTGCTGCCCTTCGGGTGGCGCTCGCAACAGCGCTACCTGGAGTCGCTCGGCGCGCGCGTCACCGTGCGGCAGGGCTCCGACGGCGCGCCCTTCCTCACCGACCAGGGAAACCTCGTACTCGACTGCGCCTTCGGGCCCATCGACGCGCCGGTGCCCCTGGCCCTGCGGCTGGGCGCGCGCGCGGGGCTCGTGGAGCATGGCCTGTTCCTCGGCATCGCCACGGACCTGGTCGTGGCCGGCCCCCATGGCGTCGAACATCGCGAGCGTTGA
- a CDS encoding trypsin-like peptidase domain-containing protein, whose translation MLSRDRQRVLGTGFFVTEHLVVTCWHVLDTLGDTERDAICLEVLQSHEKATARLRVEASSPTEVADLALLELTRPLRGPCTPLPLGSSERSADHRFATFGFPRGFDDTGTWARGTLGYATGDGDFRKLLLHGSDIREGFSGGPLFDEQTRRVVGVVRFKTVSEDAREAYATPTEQLLARCPELRASEDCPYRDLASFRESDARFWKGRGRVLDEQLLPRLSRLPRFVEVSGPSGSGKSSLLHAGLIPALRNGTSIPGSQHWDVRAFRPGLAPFSAMDAAGLPAGAGVVERVRAWRVEHPEPGDRLVLVIDQLEDVLLRGSGAEAEEQQRFLQQLSALADEALPVTCVVALREGFDAVLSQRAPKLRSLLGEQRVQVPSVLTPSELRDIIAGPAREVGLRFDPPEVVDSIALAAQEEFRVEAGAGARVTALPLLEVALTQLWQTARDGAIKLEAFNASAGLLGSLARWADGVYEPLKASERRLADRLLLELVQLGEAENGLEDKGRRVPLELLRERLGDPAEVDAVLQALVNGRLLVTAQDGHQQRETVELIHDALLTHWQRFVKLRTEDRAFRRWHEAVQTDAERWRDSERAQQRQEAEDRLLRGAALVRAQQMLSAHPRQASELAQRYVLRSHEAERARHGRARRNLWLALGASVTALVAVGWLYVLRAESEAQAQRARDEAARTANQLFWNLRTTEASAVIGLTRAPGREAEALVRAIQLAGSPLAGHDAARDEVTEALTEATAAFLHAVPLTTEREARTLALFSPDSRHLVTRGILLSPTVRFVSRLWDVRTGSMLHEFESFELCPDSASKTCTEKLHADILGEDTHAFGFAPDDGVLWLGGFHGALTRWNPNSPLPSTIDAHTARVTAVSFSGRGDQVLSASLDGTARLWDARTGQLLRTLTHSEPCTQAVVSADAGYALVGGEQRTCLFKLGSGVSPIQCFNTHDAGPSLAFSPSGQLAALGDSRGEGSVLLVDVHTGRVRRTLSGLAGHALMPSFEDECSLSAFNETFTSALTTRFCDRGPGIAPGGTASSPKQTAWQPIQRVGRFTHDGRRHFAITAEPVTANPFIRVPQSTARWMMRTTPLAEQQAKGLLSPDGRTLLLYDSPGLTRETRDFTTWTHHIPGGIAASPDLRWLVVRSHQAGRISLVDLETGRDTALGDCAVTGARYSRLAEFSRDGAFLAVRCDRQIQFWDMSQWERGPLAQPPPVEAGLSQFAFPRNWHWRLVTSTDSAPGTSVDRLVPGTAYLQKTGGAHERPCQTTRAFTAGSTVEFAPIGTHFAVFEAGSVYLGSTIDCRLVQEAPLATGRIGAIRAAFSPNGLRFVTLSADRNVSALWDGTTGKRLAELPESFGAAVMAFSHDSKYFVITNDPDLDWMGKPFLFDATDGTPLRLAPIDGKVKALSFSPDGSRLIAVTDAAVHLLDPRTGALVRSIDWRSHLSVKIHHADHRFGVTDASGRSQFWRTKDGQSVGALHRARRITWDDPELQSDAEGERILTIDTDGAYLFSLKPNDLLQTACSLVRGRSDATQVQALCDTFRPPAAPLAGAPTP comes from the coding sequence GTGTTGAGCCGGGACCGGCAGCGCGTCCTCGGGACGGGCTTCTTCGTCACCGAGCACCTGGTGGTGACGTGCTGGCATGTGCTCGACACGCTCGGCGACACGGAGCGGGACGCCATCTGCCTGGAGGTGCTCCAGAGCCACGAGAAGGCCACGGCGCGGCTGCGCGTGGAGGCGTCCAGTCCCACGGAGGTGGCGGACCTCGCGCTGCTGGAGCTGACGCGCCCGCTGCGAGGGCCGTGCACGCCGCTCCCGCTGGGCAGCTCCGAGCGGAGCGCGGACCATCGCTTCGCCACCTTCGGATTTCCGAGGGGCTTCGACGACACGGGCACGTGGGCGCGCGGCACGCTGGGCTACGCGACGGGTGACGGCGACTTCCGCAAGCTGCTGCTGCACGGCTCGGACATCCGGGAGGGCTTCAGCGGCGGGCCCCTCTTCGACGAGCAGACGCGGCGCGTGGTGGGGGTGGTGCGCTTCAAGACGGTGTCCGAGGACGCGCGGGAGGCCTATGCGACGCCCACGGAGCAACTCCTGGCGCGGTGCCCGGAGCTGCGCGCCTCCGAGGACTGCCCCTATCGCGACCTGGCGTCGTTCCGGGAATCGGACGCGCGCTTCTGGAAGGGGCGCGGCCGGGTGCTGGATGAGCAGCTCTTGCCACGCCTCTCGCGGCTGCCCCGGTTCGTGGAGGTCTCCGGGCCTTCCGGCAGCGGCAAGTCGTCCCTGCTCCACGCGGGGTTGATTCCCGCGCTGCGGAACGGAACGTCCATTCCGGGCAGCCAGCATTGGGACGTCCGGGCCTTCCGGCCGGGGCTGGCACCGTTCTCCGCGATGGACGCCGCGGGACTTCCGGCGGGCGCGGGGGTGGTCGAGCGCGTCCGGGCGTGGCGCGTCGAGCATCCCGAGCCAGGGGACCGGCTGGTGCTGGTCATCGACCAGTTGGAGGACGTGCTCCTTCGTGGTAGCGGCGCCGAGGCGGAGGAGCAGCAGCGGTTCCTTCAGCAGCTCTCCGCGCTCGCGGACGAGGCGCTGCCCGTGACGTGCGTCGTCGCGCTGCGCGAGGGCTTCGACGCGGTGCTGTCGCAGCGGGCGCCGAAGCTCCGCTCGCTGCTGGGCGAGCAGCGCGTCCAGGTGCCCTCGGTGCTGACGCCCTCCGAGCTGCGGGACATCATCGCGGGCCCCGCACGTGAAGTCGGGCTGCGCTTCGACCCGCCTGAAGTGGTGGACTCCATCGCGCTCGCCGCGCAGGAGGAGTTCCGCGTCGAAGCGGGCGCGGGGGCGCGCGTCACGGCGCTCCCGTTGCTGGAGGTCGCGCTGACGCAGTTGTGGCAGACGGCGCGAGACGGCGCCATCAAGCTGGAGGCGTTCAACGCCAGTGCGGGATTGCTCGGTTCCCTGGCCCGCTGGGCGGATGGTGTCTATGAGCCGCTGAAGGCGTCGGAGCGGCGGCTCGCGGACCGGCTGCTGCTGGAGTTGGTGCAGTTGGGCGAGGCGGAGAACGGACTGGAGGACAAGGGGCGCCGGGTCCCGCTGGAGTTGCTGCGTGAGCGCCTGGGCGACCCGGCCGAGGTGGACGCGGTGCTGCAGGCCCTCGTCAACGGCCGGCTGTTGGTGACGGCCCAGGACGGACATCAGCAGCGCGAGACGGTGGAGCTGATTCACGACGCCCTGCTCACGCACTGGCAGCGCTTCGTGAAGCTGCGCACCGAGGACCGCGCTTTCCGTCGCTGGCACGAGGCAGTGCAGACGGACGCGGAGCGGTGGCGTGATTCCGAGCGCGCCCAGCAGCGACAGGAGGCGGAGGACCGGCTGCTGCGAGGCGCGGCGCTGGTTCGTGCCCAGCAGATGCTGTCGGCCCATCCTCGGCAAGCGAGTGAACTGGCGCAACGGTATGTCCTGCGCAGCCATGAGGCGGAGCGAGCGCGGCACGGCCGGGCGCGGAGGAACCTGTGGCTCGCGCTGGGCGCCTCCGTCACCGCGCTGGTGGCCGTGGGCTGGCTGTATGTCTTGAGGGCGGAGTCCGAGGCGCAGGCCCAGCGCGCCAGGGACGAAGCAGCCCGGACCGCGAATCAGCTCTTCTGGAATCTCCGCACCACGGAGGCCTCGGCTGTCATCGGATTGACGCGGGCCCCGGGCCGAGAAGCAGAAGCGCTGGTCCGAGCCATCCAGCTTGCGGGAAGTCCTCTGGCGGGCCACGACGCCGCGAGGGACGAGGTGACGGAAGCCCTCACCGAAGCAACGGCGGCCTTTCTCCACGCCGTGCCCCTGACGACGGAGCGGGAAGCCCGCACCCTCGCGCTGTTCTCCCCGGACTCACGACATCTCGTCACCCGGGGCATCCTGCTCTCGCCCACCGTGCGATTCGTCAGCAGGCTCTGGGACGTACGAACCGGGAGCATGCTGCACGAGTTCGAGTCGTTCGAACTGTGCCCCGACTCCGCGAGCAAGACCTGCACGGAAAAACTCCACGCGGACATCCTGGGCGAGGACACTCACGCGTTCGGCTTCGCTCCAGACGATGGCGTGCTTTGGCTTGGAGGCTTCCATGGCGCACTGACGCGGTGGAATCCGAACAGCCCGCTCCCTTCCACAATCGATGCCCACACCGCCCGCGTCACCGCGGTTTCCTTCTCGGGACGCGGCGACCAGGTGCTCTCCGCCAGCCTGGATGGAACGGCCCGGCTCTGGGATGCACGTACAGGACAGCTCCTGCGGACACTGACGCACTCAGAACCCTGCACCCAGGCAGTGGTGTCGGCGGATGCAGGTTACGCACTGGTCGGTGGAGAGCAGCGGACGTGCCTCTTCAAGCTGGGTTCGGGCGTATCGCCCATTCAGTGTTTCAACACCCATGATGCCGGTCCCTCGCTTGCGTTCTCTCCATCGGGACAGCTCGCGGCACTGGGAGACAGCCGTGGCGAAGGAAGCGTCCTCTTGGTGGACGTGCACACGGGCCGGGTGCGTCGCACACTCTCAGGACTCGCGGGGCACGCGCTCATGCCGTCCTTCGAGGACGAGTGCAGCCTCTCCGCCTTCAATGAGACCTTCACGTCGGCATTGACCACGCGCTTCTGCGACAGAGGCCCGGGCATCGCCCCCGGAGGCACAGCGTCCTCACCGAAGCAGACCGCATGGCAGCCCATTCAACGTGTCGGGCGCTTCACCCATGACGGCCGCAGGCACTTCGCCATCACGGCCGAGCCCGTGACAGCCAATCCCTTCATCCGAGTTCCCCAGAGCACCGCACGCTGGATGATGCGCACCACGCCCCTCGCGGAGCAGCAGGCCAAGGGCCTCCTCTCGCCCGACGGACGCACCCTGCTGCTGTACGACAGCCCCGGCCTCACGAGGGAAACGCGCGACTTCACCACCTGGACCCATCACATTCCGGGCGGTATCGCGGCCTCGCCCGATCTGCGCTGGCTGGTGGTCCGCTCGCATCAAGCAGGGCGCATCTCCCTGGTCGACCTGGAGACCGGACGGGACACGGCGTTGGGCGATTGCGCCGTGACCGGCGCGCGCTACAGCCGTCTCGCTGAGTTCTCTCGGGATGGGGCATTCCTCGCGGTTCGCTGCGATAGACAGATCCAGTTCTGGGACATGTCCCAATGGGAGCGTGGCCCGCTCGCGCAGCCACCGCCTGTCGAAGCAGGGCTCAGCCAGTTTGCGTTCCCCAGGAACTGGCACTGGCGGCTTGTCACCAGCACGGACTCGGCTCCAGGCACGAGCGTGGACCGCCTCGTGCCCGGCACTGCATACCTTCAGAAGACAGGCGGTGCGCACGAACGCCCCTGCCAGACGACCAGGGCGTTTACAGCGGGCTCGACTGTCGAGTTCGCCCCCATTGGCACGCACTTCGCCGTCTTCGAAGCGGGCTCCGTCTATCTCGGCTCCACCATCGACTGCCGGCTCGTCCAGGAGGCGCCACTGGCCACGGGAAGAATCGGTGCCATCAGGGCCGCGTTCTCCCCCAATGGGCTGCGTTTCGTGACGCTGTCTGCTGACCGCAACGTTTCCGCGCTGTGGGACGGCACCACGGGAAAGCGTCTCGCCGAGTTGCCAGAGAGCTTCGGGGCCGCCGTCATGGCCTTCTCGCACGACTCAAAGTACTTCGTGATAACGAATGACCCTGACCTCGACTGGATGGGCAAGCCCTTCCTCTTCGACGCCACCGATGGGACGCCGCTGCGACTCGCGCCCATCGATGGAAAGGTCAAAGCCTTGTCCTTCTCTCCCGACGGCTCACGGCTCATCGCGGTAACCGATGCGGCCGTTCACCTTCTCGACCCGCGCACGGGCGCGCTCGTCCGGAGCATCGACTGGCGCTCGCACTTGAGCGTCAAGATCCACCACGCGGACCACCGGTTTGGTGTCACCGACGCCTCGGGCAGAAGCCAGTTCTGGAGAACGAAGGACGGACAGAGCGTCGGAGCCCTCCACCGAGCCCGCCGAATCACCTGGGATGACCCGGAGCTTCAATCCGACGCCGAAGGTGAGCGCATCCTCACCATCGATACGGATGGGGCCTATCTCTTCTCGCTGAAGCCGAACGACCTGCTCCAGACGGCCTGCTCTCTCGTGCGCGGACGGAGCGATGCCACGCAGGTCCAGGCCCTCTGCGACACCTTCCGCCCTCCCGCGGCTCCGCTCGCGGGCGCACCAACACCTTGA